The sequence GGATCTGCACGTGACCGAGCTCGCCGGCCATCCCGGCGGCGCCGCGGATCACCTTGCCGTTCTCGACCACTCCCCCGCCGAGCCCGGTGCCGACGATCGCGGCCACCGACGAGTGCTCCAGGGCGGCCGTGCCGAAGTGCCGGTGGTGGGCGTAGAGGGCGGCGGCGTTCGCGTCGTTGTTGTAGATCACCGGCAGGCCGAGCCGGGCCTCCAGGGCGCCGCGGATGTCGAACCCGCGCCAGGACACCTGGTTGAAGTTGGTCGACCCCTTGGACGAGATCACCCCGTGCGCGCTGGCCGGGCCGGGGGTGTCCAGGCCGACCGCGCGGACCAGCGACAGCGGCGTGCTGGTCAGCTCCAGGATGCCGGTGAAAGCCTCGGCGAGCGCCTCGACCGCCGACTCCGGGCCGTCCAGGACGCGGCTCGGATTCTCCACCAGGTGGCTGACCAGAAACTGCCCGGTCGCGTCGAGCACGGTGGCGTTGTTGCAGGTCCCGCCGTTGTCGAGACCGACGACCGCCCAGGAGGAGGGGGTCCGTACCGTTTCTGCCTGATCCACGGGTGTGAGCCTACGTCGGTCGTGGTGTCCGGTCACGGGTGCACCCGGATTGCGGACGCGTTAGTCACGGTTGCGGCCGCGACGCGGTCTGCCCGGCGGGCCGAACGGAAGAGCATGACGCCGACCCGCCGTACCCTGCTGACCGGAGCCGCGGCCGTGACCGCCGGGCTGATCATCGACGTGCCGGCCGCCGCGGCGGCGAAGCCCGCCGCTCTGGACCCGGCCGCGCTGCTCGGCGACGACCCGATCGCGCACCTGCTGCGCCGGGCCACCTTCGGCGCCACCGAGCAGTCGCTGGCCGAGGCGCGCCGGCTCGGTGTGGCCGGTTGGCTCGACCGGCAGCTGGACCCGCAGCGCATCGACGACAGCGCCTGCGACAAGCTGCTGCGGCGTCTCCCGCTGGCGCACGCCACCCCGGCGGCCGTGCGCGCCGCCCTGCCGAAGCACTCCTACGACGGTTTCCGGCAGCTCGGTCAGGCGGTGCTCGCCCGCGCGGCGTGGAGCCGGCGGCAGCTGTTCGAGGCGGTCGCCGGGTTCTGGGGCAACCACCTGCACATCGCCGCGCCGGCCAGCGGGATGTGGGACACCCGCGGCGACTACGACGCCCAGGTGATCCGCAAGCACACGTTCGGCCGGTTCGCCGACATGCTCAAGGCCTCGGCCCGGCACCCGGCCATGCTGACCTACCTGGACCAGCGGTCGTCGAGCAAGGCGCACCCGAACGAGAACTACGCCCGCGAGCTGATGGAGCTGCACACCGTCGGGCTGATCTTCGACGAGAGCGACGTCCGGGACGCCGCCCGTCTGCTCACCGGGATGACGGTGAGCCGGGCCGGCAACTACGCGTACGACGCGTCGCAGCACGCCACCGGCGCCGTCGACATCGCCGGCTTCCGGCACGCGAACGCGAAGGCCGACGGCGAGGCGGCCGCGCTGGCCCTGCTCGACCACCTGGCGAAGCACCCGGCCACCGCCGAGCGGGTGGCCCACAAGCTGTGTGTCCGGTTCGTCACCGACGAGCCGCCGGCCGCCCTGGTCGCCCGGCTGGCGAAGGTGTACCTGGCCAACGACACCGCGATCGTGCCGGTGCTGCGCGCGCTGTTCACCTCCGCGGAGTTCGCCGACTCGATCGGCCGCAAGACCCGCACCCCGTTCGAGGACATGGTGGCCACCATCCGGGCGCTCGGCCTGGAACCGGACGCCGACGGGGTGAAGAGCCTGGGCGCGCTGCACGACATGCTGGTCTCGGCCGGCAACGCGCCGTTCCGGTGGGCGCCGCCGAACGGGTTCCCGGACGTCGCGTCGGTCTGGGCGTCGCCCTCGGCCTTCCTGATGCGCTGCAACCTGCATCTGAACCTGGCCGCCGGCTGGTACCCCAAGCAGCTGACCCGGCCCGCGAACCTGCTGAAGTCCCTGGTCCCGGTGCTGCCGGCGACCTACGGCGGATTGATCGACGCGCTCGCCACCCGGCTGATCGGGACGACGTTGCCGGCTTCGCACACCGCGGCCGTGCTCAGTGTCGCCGGAAAGGTGCCGACCAGTCCCCTGAGCGGCTCCGACCGGTCGCTCGCCGGGCACGCTCCGTACCTGATCGCGCTCGTCCTCGACGCCCCGTCCTTCCAGCTGAGGTGATCATGAAGAACGTTCTGTGCTGTGAGCCCACCCGACGGACCGTCCTGGGCGGCGCGCTCGCCGGGCTGGCCGGGGCGGCGCTGAGCACCCGGATGGCGTTCGCCGCCGAGCGGTACACCGGGGACACCCTGGTCGTGATCTCGCTGCGCGGGGGGTTCGACGGGCTGTCGGCGATCGTTCCGATCGGTGATCCGGCGTACTACGCGGCGCGGCCGGCCATCGGCGTGCCGAAGAGCCGGGTGATCGCCGGCAACGGCGCGTTCGGGCTGCACCCGGCGCTCGCACCGGTCCTGCCGCTCTGGCAGGGCGGCCGGATGGCGGCGGTGCACGCGGTCGGACAGCCGAATCCGACCCGCTCGCACTTCGCCGCGATGGAGGCGATGGAGAACGCCGCGCCGGGCACCTCGATCCGCAGCGGCTGGCTGGACCGGATGCTCGGGCTGACCGGCGCGACCGCGCCGCTGGCCGGGGTGTCGCTGGGGCACGCCATGCCGGCCCGGATCCTGCTCGGCGGCGCCGACGACGTGTCGATGCCGGCGATCGACGACTTCACCCTGGCCGGGGACGGCAAGCGGCCGATGGCCGCGGCGCTGCGCGCGATGTACGCCGACGCGCCGGCGGCGCTGGCCGCGCCGGCCGGGTCGGCGGACCGCGCGCTGTCCGCGACGGCCGCGGTGAAGGCCGCCGGGTACGCCCCGGCGAACGGCGCCACCTACCCGGACACCGAGCTGGGAGCGGCGCTGCGCGACGTGGCCCGGCTGATCAAGGCGAAGGCCGGCCTGGTGACCGCGGCGGTGGACAGCGGCGACTGGGACATGCACGAGGGGCTGGGCACCGCGGTCAAGGGCCAGCGGATGTACGACAACCTGGCGGACCTGGCCGCGGCCCTGGCCGCGTTCACCACCGACCTCGGCGACACCGCCATGAAGAACGTCACCGTGCTGACCATCAGCGAGTTCGGCCGCCGGGTGCGGGAGAACGGCTCGCGGGGCGCCGACCACGGGCACGGCAACGCGATGTTGCTGCTCGGCGGCGGCATCCGGGGCGGGAAGGTGTACGCGAACTGGCCGGGCCTGTCGCCCGGCGCGCTGGTCGACGGCGATCTGGCGGCGACCACCGACTACCGCTCGGTGATCGGCGAGGTGCTGCAGAAGCGCTGCGGCTTCGGCGCCCTGGACGGGGTCTTCCCGGGTGTGAAGCCGTCGGCGTTCGGCCTGGCCGCCGCCCGCTGACCCCGCACACCGCAACGGCCGGTGCTCCCTGCGGGGAGTACCGGCCGTTGCGGTTCGGGGGTGTCAGCGGGCGCCCGCGGTGCGGCGCTTCGACCAGATGTCGAAAGCCACCGCGGCCAGCAGGACCGCGCCCTTGACCAGCATGACGGTCTCGGATGCCGCACCGATGAGGATCATGCCGTTGTTGATCACGCCCATGATCAGGCCACCGGTGATGGCGCCGACCACCTTGCCGACACCACCCTGGACCGCGGCGCCACCGATGAAGGCGGCCGCGATGGCGTCCAGCTCGAAGCTGTTGCCGGCGGTCGGGTTGGCCTGGTTGAGCCGGCCGGCGAAGATGATGCCGGCCAGGGCGGAGAGCACGCCCATGTTGACGAACAGCCAGAACAGCACCGACTTGACCTTGACGCCGGAGAGCGTCGCGGCCTGGAGGTTGCCGCCGATCGCGTAGATCTGACGGCCGAAGACCGCCCGATTGGTGACCAGGGTGTAGCCGACCACCAGGACGGCGAGCAGGATCAGCACCCACGGCAGGTTGCGGTACCGGGCCAGCTGCACGATCACGAACATCACCAGCACGGCCGGGACGACCGCCTTGAGCACGAACATCCACATCGGGTCGACCGCCTGCCGGTAGGCGATCCGGGCGGCCCGGGAGCGCCACTGGACGACCACGATGCCGAGGACGACCAGCAGGCCGACGATGATGCTGAACAGGTCGGCGCCGCCGAGCGGGCCGAGGCCGACGTTGCCCAGGAAGCCGTCGGTGAAGCCGTTGGCCAGGTTCCGCACCGGGTCCGGGAACGGGCCGAGGCCCTGGTTGCCCAGGATCTTGTAGGTGATCGCGCGGAACAGCAGCATGCCGGCGAGCGTGACGATGAAGGCGGGGATGCCGAAGTAGGCCACCCAGAAGCCCTGCCAGGCGCCGATCAGCGCGCCGAAGATCAGCGTGGCCACCACGGCGACCGGCCACGGCACGTCGTGCTGGACCATCATCACCGCGGCGAACGCGCCGGTCGCGCCCACCACCGAGCCGACCGACAGGTCGATGTGCCCGGCGATGATGATCAGGATCATGCCGATCGCGAGGATCAGCACGTACGAGTTCTGCACGATGATGTTGCTGATGTTCTGCGGGGCGAGCAGGTCACCGTCGGTCAGGATGGTGAAGAGCACGATGATCGCCGCGAAGGCGATGTAGATGCCGCTCTGCTTCAGGTTCAGATTGAGCTTGGAGCGGCTCTTGCCGGGTGCCTGAGCCGGCTGCTTGCCGACCGCGAGGTCCGCGTTGGTGGGTGCGACCGTCACGGCGCGACCTCCTGTTCTTCCTTCGTCATGAGAGTCATCAGGGACTCCTGGGTCGCCTCGGCACGCGGCACCTCGCCGGTGATCCGGCCGGCCGAGAGGGTGTAGATGCGGTCGCAGATCCCGAGCAGCTCGGGAAGCTCGGAGGAGATGACCAGGATGGCCTTACCCTCGTCGGCGAGCCGGTTGATGATCGTGTAGATCTCGTACTTCGCGCCCACGTCGATACCACGGGTGGGCTCGTCGAGAATGAGCACGTCCGGGTCCGTGAAGATCCACTTGGACAGCACGACCTTCTGCTGGTTACCGCCGGACAGCTTGCCGACGACCGCCTCGACAGTCGGGGACTTGATGTTCATGCTGGCCCGGAACTCGTCGGCGACCTTGTACTCTTCGTTGCCGTCGACCCAGCCGCCCCTGGCCAGCTTGGTCAGCCCGGCCGCGGAGATGTTGCGCTTGATGTCCTCGATCAGGTTGAGGCCGTAGCGCTTGCGGTCCTCGGTCGCGTACGCGATGCCGTGCTTGATCGCTTCCTGGACGCTCCGGACCTGGATCTCCTTGCCGTCCTTGATCAGGCGGCCGGAGATGTTCACGCCGTACGAGCGGCCGAAGACGCTCATCGCCAGCTCGGTACGGCCGGCGCCCATCAGGCCGGCCAGGCCGACGATCTCGCCCCGGCGCAGGCTGAGGTTCGCCTTGCGCACCAGCGCACGGTCGGGCTGGGTCGGGCTGTGCACCGTCCAGTCCTCGATCCGCAGCACCTCGTCGCCGATCTTGGGCTCGTGCTCCGGGTACCGGTGTTCGAGGTCACGACCCACCATGCCGGCGATGATCTTGTCCTCGGACAGGTTCGCCGTCTCCTCGGTCCAGATGGTCTGGCCGTCGCGCAGGATGGTGACGCGGTCGGAGATGCTCATCACCTCGTTGAGCTTGTGCGAGATGATGACGCAGGTGATGCCCTCGTCGCGCAGGCCACGCAGCAGGTTGAGCAGGTGCGCCGAGTCGTCGTCGTTGAGGGCCGCGGTGGGCTCGTCGAGGATCAGCAGCTTGACGTTCTTGGTGAGCGCCTTGGCGATCTCGACCAGCTGCTGCTTGCCGACGCCGAGATCGACGACCGGGGTCACGGCGCTCTCCGACAGGCCGACCCGGCGCAGCAGCTCGTCCGCGGCGGCGTTCGTCTTGTTCCAGTCGATCCAGCCGCGCTTGGCCTGCTCGTTGCCGAGGAAGATGTTCTCGGCGATCGAGAGGTTGGCGGCGAGCGCGAGCTCCTGGTGGATGATGACGATGCCCTTGTGCTCGCTGTCGCGAATGCCGGCGAACCGGCTGACCTCGCCGTCGTACTCGATCTCGCCGTCGTAGGTGCCGTGCGGGTACACGCCGGACAGCACCTTCATCAGGGTCGACTTACCGGCCCCGTTCTCGCCGCAGATGGAGAGGATCTCGCCCCTGCGGACTTCCAGGTTGACATCCTGCAACGCCTTGACGCCCGGGAACGTCTTGGTGATGTTCTTCATCCGCAGGATCGTGTCGGTCATTGGAGGTCTCCTTCGGCCGCCAAGGGAGCCGAACCCCGCCCGCTGGGGTCGGGCGGGGTTCGGCGCCAGCTCACTTGATGTCGGCCTCGGTGTAGTAACCGGAGTCGATGAGCTCCTTCTTGTAGTTGCTCTTGTCGACGATGACCGACTGCAGCAGCTGGGCCGGGACGACCTTCTTGCCGTTGTCGTAGTCGGTGGTGTTGTTCGTCTGCGGGGTCTGGCCCTTCAGGATGGCGTCGGCCATCTCGACGGTGATCTTGGCCAGCTGGCGGGTGTCCTTGTAGATGGTGGAGTACTGCTCACCCGCGGCGATCGACTTGACCGACGCCTTCTCGGCGTCCTGGCCGGTGACGATCGGGTACGGCTGGGACGCGGTGCCGTAGCCGCCGCTGCGCAGCGCGGAGAGGATACCGATCGAGATGCCGTCGTACGGCGAGAGGACGCCGTCCACCTTCGCGCCGCCCTTGTAGGTGGCGGTCAGGATGCCCTCCATGCGCTTCTGCGCGGTGGCCGGGTCCCAGCGCAGGGTGGCGACCGTCTTGAAGTCGGTCTGGTTGCTCTTGACGACCAGCGTCCCGTCCTTGATGTACGGGTCGAGGATGCTCTTGGCGCCGTTGAAGAAGAAGGTCGCGTTGTTGTCGTCCG is a genomic window of Actinoplanes teichomyceticus ATCC 31121 containing:
- a CDS encoding DUF1501 domain-containing protein, yielding MKNVLCCEPTRRTVLGGALAGLAGAALSTRMAFAAERYTGDTLVVISLRGGFDGLSAIVPIGDPAYYAARPAIGVPKSRVIAGNGAFGLHPALAPVLPLWQGGRMAAVHAVGQPNPTRSHFAAMEAMENAAPGTSIRSGWLDRMLGLTGATAPLAGVSLGHAMPARILLGGADDVSMPAIDDFTLAGDGKRPMAAALRAMYADAPAALAAPAGSADRALSATAAVKAAGYAPANGATYPDTELGAALRDVARLIKAKAGLVTAAVDSGDWDMHEGLGTAVKGQRMYDNLADLAAALAAFTTDLGDTAMKNVTVLTISEFGRRVRENGSRGADHGHGNAMLLLGGGIRGGKVYANWPGLSPGALVDGDLAATTDYRSVIGEVLQKRCGFGALDGVFPGVKPSAFGLAAAR
- a CDS encoding DUF1800 domain-containing protein, yielding MTPTRRTLLTGAAAVTAGLIIDVPAAAAAKPAALDPAALLGDDPIAHLLRRATFGATEQSLAEARRLGVAGWLDRQLDPQRIDDSACDKLLRRLPLAHATPAAVRAALPKHSYDGFRQLGQAVLARAAWSRRQLFEAVAGFWGNHLHIAAPASGMWDTRGDYDAQVIRKHTFGRFADMLKASARHPAMLTYLDQRSSSKAHPNENYARELMELHTVGLIFDESDVRDAARLLTGMTVSRAGNYAYDASQHATGAVDIAGFRHANAKADGEAAALALLDHLAKHPATAERVAHKLCVRFVTDEPPAALVARLAKVYLANDTAIVPVLRALFTSAEFADSIGRKTRTPFEDMVATIRALGLEPDADGVKSLGALHDMLVSAGNAPFRWAPPNGFPDVASVWASPSAFLMRCNLHLNLAAGWYPKQLTRPANLLKSLVPVLPATYGGLIDALATRLIGTTLPASHTAAVLSVAGKVPTSPLSGSDRSLAGHAPYLIALVLDAPSFQLR
- the chvE gene encoding multiple monosaccharide ABC transporter substrate-binding protein, which codes for MKYTRFAATISAAALVTTMAACGSSEKTADKEAASGDNAGALVGVTMPTRSSERWVADGDNVKKQLEALGYKVDLQYAEDSIPTQTQQIDTQITKGAKLLIVASIDGTALSSQLDSAKANNIPVIAYDRLIRGSANVDYYTTFDNFKVGVQQATSLLTGLGVLKADGSKGDKKGPFNIELFAGSPDDNNATFFFNGAKSILDPYIKDGTLVVKSNQTDFKTVATLRWDPATAQKRMEGILTATYKGGAKVDGVLSPYDGISIGILSALRSGGYGTASQPYPIVTGQDAEKASVKSIAAGEQYSTIYKDTRQLAKITVEMADAILKGQTPQTNNTTDYDNGKKVVPAQLLQSVIVDKSNYKKELIDSGYYTEADIK
- a CDS encoding ROK family protein, producing the protein MDQAETVRTPSSWAVVGLDNGGTCNNATVLDATGQFLVSHLVENPSRVLDGPESAVEALAEAFTGILELTSTPLSLVRAVGLDTPGPASAHGVISSKGSTNFNQVSWRGFDIRGALEARLGLPVIYNNDANAAALYAHHRHFGTAALEHSSVAAIVGTGLGGGVVENGKVIRGAAGMAGELGHVQIPLHGVIEADQPVPRCNCGFEGDVEAIASLTGIRNNLLPYWLTRFPDHPLAAEPIDRAAKLLRGYGEKEDPLAIAVFTQQARAIGKLFTIAANFTDPSAYFLGGGVVEAAPHFRQWFLNTVRESTQLRDEQVEAATFAIVADLDMAGARGAAVAALDAVSSAGAVTVTRP
- the mmsB gene encoding multiple monosaccharide ABC transporter permease, which codes for MTVAPTNADLAVGKQPAQAPGKSRSKLNLNLKQSGIYIAFAAIIVLFTILTDGDLLAPQNISNIIVQNSYVLILAIGMILIIIAGHIDLSVGSVVGATGAFAAVMMVQHDVPWPVAVVATLIFGALIGAWQGFWVAYFGIPAFIVTLAGMLLFRAITYKILGNQGLGPFPDPVRNLANGFTDGFLGNVGLGPLGGADLFSIIVGLLVVLGIVVVQWRSRAARIAYRQAVDPMWMFVLKAVVPAVLVMFVIVQLARYRNLPWVLILLAVLVVGYTLVTNRAVFGRQIYAIGGNLQAATLSGVKVKSVLFWLFVNMGVLSALAGIIFAGRLNQANPTAGNSFELDAIAAAFIGGAAVQGGVGKVVGAITGGLIMGVINNGMILIGAASETVMLVKGAVLLAAVAFDIWSKRRTAGAR